Proteins encoded within one genomic window of Sphaerotilus montanus:
- the rarD gene encoding EamA family transporter RarD, which translates to MRNGILQASLAYVIWGLFPLYFRLLHGVAALEVLAHRVVWSLLFLLGVLTARRHWAWLGPALRNRRVVGLFLASSALIGTNWYVYIWAVSHGRVVDASLGYFITPLVNVVTGWLVLKERLRPAQWGAVATAAAGVAWLTWAQGTPPWIALILAASFSSYGLLRKTATLGALEGLTLETLLLGPLALAGLGWAVAHGQSVFPGAPSDLQGLLMAAGPLTAVPLLLFAGGARRIPLSLLGMLQYIGPTIQLALGVWLFHEPFAGARAQGFVIIWAACALFSAELWWRSRQSATM; encoded by the coding sequence ATGCGCAACGGCATCCTGCAGGCCTCGCTGGCCTATGTGATCTGGGGACTGTTTCCGCTGTATTTCCGGCTCCTGCACGGTGTTGCCGCACTCGAAGTGCTGGCGCACCGCGTGGTCTGGTCGCTGCTGTTCCTGCTGGGCGTGCTCACGGCGCGCCGGCATTGGGCCTGGCTCGGCCCGGCCCTGCGCAACCGGCGCGTGGTCGGGCTGTTCCTCGCTTCTTCGGCGCTGATCGGCACCAACTGGTACGTCTACATCTGGGCGGTCAGCCACGGCCGGGTGGTGGACGCCAGCCTGGGCTACTTCATCACGCCGCTGGTCAATGTGGTGACCGGCTGGCTGGTACTGAAGGAGCGGCTGCGCCCGGCCCAGTGGGGTGCGGTGGCCACGGCGGCGGCCGGTGTCGCCTGGCTCACCTGGGCACAGGGCACGCCACCGTGGATCGCGCTGATCCTGGCCGCCAGCTTCTCGTCCTACGGCCTGCTGCGCAAGACCGCCACGCTCGGTGCGCTCGAAGGCCTGACGCTGGAGACGCTGCTGCTCGGCCCGCTCGCGCTGGCAGGCCTCGGCTGGGCGGTGGCGCACGGCCAGTCGGTCTTTCCGGGCGCACCCTCCGACCTGCAAGGGCTGCTGATGGCCGCCGGACCGCTCACCGCCGTGCCGCTGCTGCTGTTCGCGGGCGGCGCACGGCGCATTCCGCTGAGCCTGCTGGGCATGCTGCAGTACATCGGGCCGACCATCCAGCTCGCGCTCGGCGTCTGGCTGTTCCACGAACCCTTTGCGGGCGCACGGGCCCAGGGCTTTGTCATCATCTGGGCCGCCTGCGCCCTGTTCAGCGCCGAACTCTGGTGGCGCAGCCGCCAATCCGCGACGATGTGA
- a CDS encoding S1C family serine protease: protein MTNNANNENNSRRKVLGGCLVLALICPLTACGREDGAAPRPVTTRGTLLADEQAVVALFEQSAPSVAYITTETVQRGTFGGAEVSQGAGSGFVWDSAGHVVTNFHVVKDARKVFVRLDAGKPIEAEPVGGAPEYDLAVLRLKTVPKNLRPVPVGSSRDLRIGQTVYAIGNPFGLQRTLTKGLVSALDRELPTANFREVAGVIQTDAAINPGNSGGPLLDSAGRLIGVNSAIRSTSGSSSGIGFAIPVDLVNRVVPSLINRGHAPLPGIGVTPISPDQVARAGITGVVLGAVGRGTPAASAGLVPYNPQTGGLGDVIVGVNGKPVETLSTFVGELERAGINATVELTVRRGEKERKVRVKVIDLRA from the coding sequence ATGACGAACAACGCGAACAACGAGAACAACAGCCGCAGGAAGGTGCTCGGTGGGTGCCTGGTGCTGGCGCTGATCTGCCCGCTGACGGCGTGCGGGCGCGAGGACGGTGCAGCGCCACGTCCCGTGACCACCCGCGGCACGCTGCTGGCGGACGAGCAGGCCGTGGTGGCGCTGTTCGAGCAGTCGGCGCCCTCGGTGGCCTACATCACCACGGAAACCGTGCAGCGCGGCACCTTCGGCGGCGCAGAGGTCAGCCAGGGCGCCGGCTCGGGCTTCGTCTGGGACAGTGCCGGGCATGTCGTGACCAACTTCCATGTGGTCAAGGATGCGCGCAAGGTCTTCGTCCGGCTGGACGCAGGCAAGCCGATCGAGGCCGAGCCGGTCGGCGGTGCGCCCGAGTACGACCTGGCGGTGCTGCGGCTGAAGACGGTGCCGAAGAATCTGCGCCCGGTGCCGGTGGGCAGCTCGCGCGACCTGCGCATCGGCCAGACGGTCTACGCCATCGGCAATCCCTTCGGGCTGCAGCGCACGCTGACCAAGGGGCTGGTCAGTGCGCTCGACCGGGAATTGCCGACGGCGAATTTCCGCGAAGTCGCCGGGGTCATCCAGACCGACGCGGCGATCAACCCCGGCAACTCGGGCGGCCCGCTGCTGGACAGCGCCGGGCGGCTGATCGGCGTGAACTCGGCGATCCGCTCGACCAGCGGCAGCTCGTCGGGCATCGGCTTCGCGATCCCGGTCGATCTGGTGAACCGGGTGGTGCCGTCGCTGATCAACCGCGGCCACGCGCCCTTGCCGGGCATCGGCGTGACGCCGATCTCGCCGGACCAGGTGGCGCGGGCGGGGATCACCGGCGTGGTGCTCGGCGCGGTCGGGCGCGGGACACCGGCTGCGTCGGCCGGGCTGGTGCCCTACAACCCGCAGACGGGCGGCCTGGGCGATGTCATCGTCGGGGTCAACGGCAAGCCGGTGGAGACGCTGTCGACCTTTGTCGGCGAGCTGGAGCGGGCGGGCATCAACGCGACGGTGGAGCTGACCGTGCGGCGCGGCGAGAAGGAGCGCAAGGTGCGGGTCAAGGTGATCGACCTGCGCGCCTGA
- a CDS encoding GNAT family N-acetyltransferase translates to MTAATFPITHNEAASRFEATVDGLLCVAAYRRSPGVVDLNHTGVPRALEGRGIAAALVQQALAWAATEGLAVRPSCSYVRVYLRRHPELSVRQAD, encoded by the coding sequence ATGACCGCCGCCACCTTCCCCATCACCCACAACGAAGCGGCCTCGCGCTTCGAGGCCACCGTGGACGGCCTGCTCTGCGTGGCCGCCTACCGCCGCAGCCCCGGCGTGGTCGACCTGAACCACACCGGCGTGCCGCGCGCACTCGAAGGCCGGGGCATCGCCGCGGCGCTGGTGCAGCAAGCGCTGGCCTGGGCGGCCACCGAGGGGCTGGCGGTCCGTCCGTCGTGCTCCTACGTGCGGGTCTACCTGCGCCGGCACCCCGAGCTGTCGGTGCGCCAGGCCGACTGA
- the tolA gene encoding cell envelope integrity protein TolA, giving the protein MTPPPPPPDHLRDPIRHPPSADSLRIGTSVALLAHAGLIAALAFGVAWKREEIATVSAELWAAVPQQAAPAAPPPAPAPRVKAEPVAPPPAPEPPAPVVKPPPPPPAPAPKVVEPPPPPAPREADIAREKADKRRREAEEAEKLARIEKARQDKAEKAAQDKEREKERAKEREREKAEQKEADKQAALKKEAERKAAEKAAEKAAAKEAEKAAAAEKAKAAAQQEKTAKAREDNLKRLQKQLGEGSDDAAPPTPSRATPGTGSGGGNAAQSSGPSAGYAGRLRAYLKPKLVYTGRNIGSTPAVVRLRVAPDGTILSRELIKSSGQADWDQAVLDAIDRAGVVPRDTDSRVPPVIDIPWTASER; this is encoded by the coding sequence ATGACACCTCCACCGCCGCCGCCGGACCACCTGCGCGACCCGATCCGCCACCCGCCCTCGGCGGACAGCCTGCGCATCGGCACCTCGGTCGCGCTGCTCGCACACGCGGGGCTGATCGCCGCGCTGGCCTTCGGCGTGGCGTGGAAGCGCGAGGAGATCGCCACGGTCAGCGCCGAGCTGTGGGCGGCCGTGCCGCAGCAGGCGGCTCCCGCTGCGCCGCCGCCGGCACCGGCCCCACGGGTCAAGGCAGAACCTGTCGCGCCGCCACCCGCACCCGAGCCACCGGCCCCGGTCGTCAAGCCGCCGCCCCCACCGCCAGCCCCTGCACCCAAGGTGGTCGAGCCCCCGCCGCCACCCGCCCCGCGCGAGGCCGACATCGCCCGCGAGAAGGCCGACAAGCGCCGCCGCGAAGCCGAAGAGGCCGAGAAGCTGGCCAGGATCGAAAAGGCCCGACAGGACAAGGCCGAGAAGGCGGCCCAGGACAAGGAGCGAGAAAAAGAGAGAGCGAAGGAACGCGAGCGGGAGAAGGCCGAGCAGAAGGAAGCCGACAAGCAGGCCGCACTCAAGAAGGAGGCCGAGCGCAAGGCGGCAGAGAAAGCCGCAGAGAAGGCCGCCGCCAAGGAAGCCGAAAAGGCTGCCGCAGCGGAAAAGGCCAAAGCCGCCGCCCAGCAGGAAAAGACCGCCAAGGCCCGCGAGGACAACCTCAAGCGCCTGCAGAAACAGCTCGGCGAAGGCAGCGACGACGCCGCGCCGCCCACCCCGTCCCGCGCCACGCCCGGCACGGGCAGCGGTGGGGGCAACGCCGCGCAGTCGTCCGGCCCGTCCGCGGGCTATGCCGGCCGCCTGCGCGCCTACCTCAAGCCCAAGCTGGTCTACACCGGCCGCAACATCGGCTCGACCCCGGCCGTGGTGCGCCTGCGCGTGGCACCGGACGGCACCATCCTCTCGCGCGAGCTGATCAAGTCCAGCGGCCAGGCCGATTGGGACCAGGCCGTGCTCGACGCGATCGACCGCGCGGGCGTCGTGCCGCGCGACACCGACAGCCGGGTTCCTCCGGTGATCGACATTCCCTGGACCGCTTCCGAGCGCTGA
- a CDS encoding ExbD/TolR family protein — protein MPAVSSRGAGRRRTINEINMVPFIDVMLVLLIIFMVSAPLMTPGVIDLPTVGKAQRQPDRIVEVQLDAGELLRVKVDGKADTASPDAEGERIALPQLARRIKALQGDGAHAAQTPVIISADKGVKYEAVVKVMDTLQKAGIVRVGLAVRTTGA, from the coding sequence ATGCCGGCCGTGAGCAGCCGCGGCGCGGGCCGCCGCCGCACGATCAACGAGATCAACATGGTCCCGTTCATCGACGTGATGCTGGTGCTGCTGATCATCTTCATGGTGAGCGCGCCGCTGATGACACCGGGCGTGATCGACCTGCCCACCGTCGGCAAGGCGCAGCGCCAGCCGGACCGCATCGTCGAGGTGCAGCTGGATGCGGGCGAGCTGCTGCGCGTCAAGGTCGATGGCAAGGCCGACACCGCCAGCCCGGACGCCGAGGGCGAGCGCATCGCGCTGCCCCAGCTCGCCAGGCGCATCAAGGCGCTGCAAGGTGACGGTGCCCATGCCGCCCAGACCCCGGTCATCATTTCAGCCGACAAGGGCGTGAAGTACGAAGCCGTCGTCAAGGTGATGGACACGCTGCAGAAGGCGGGCATCGTCCGGGTCGGACTGGCCGTGCGCACGACCGGGGCCTGA
- the tolQ gene encoding protein TolQ, translating to MNQDLNILQLILHASVVVQIVMAILLMVSLASWAVIFSKIVGLKKVRQGNDQFERDFWSGRHVNDLYQQSERNAQHAAPMERIFTAGMREFLKLRERRVSDGGALLDGARRAMRASCQRELDVVESHLSFLATVGSVSPYVGLFGTVWGIMHAFTGLANLQQVSLSTVAPGIAEALVATAIGLFAAIPAVIAYNRFARDIDRIAMQQDNFMEEFSNILARNANQSVGATASAPVSAPGRL from the coding sequence ATGAACCAGGACCTGAATATCCTGCAACTGATTCTCCACGCCAGCGTGGTCGTCCAGATCGTGATGGCCATCCTGCTGATGGTGTCGCTGGCCAGCTGGGCCGTGATCTTCAGCAAGATCGTCGGACTAAAGAAGGTCCGCCAGGGCAACGACCAGTTCGAGCGCGACTTCTGGTCCGGCCGCCACGTCAACGACCTCTACCAGCAGAGCGAGCGCAACGCCCAGCACGCCGCCCCGATGGAGCGCATCTTCACGGCCGGCATGCGCGAGTTCCTGAAGCTGCGCGAACGCCGGGTGAGCGACGGCGGCGCGCTGCTGGATGGCGCCCGCCGCGCCATGCGAGCGAGCTGCCAGCGCGAGCTGGACGTCGTCGAGTCGCACCTGTCGTTCCTCGCCACCGTCGGTTCGGTATCGCCCTACGTCGGCCTGTTCGGCACGGTCTGGGGGATCATGCATGCCTTCACCGGGCTGGCGAACCTGCAGCAGGTCTCGCTGTCCACCGTGGCCCCCGGCATCGCCGAGGCGCTGGTGGCCACCGCGATCGGCCTGTTCGCCGCCATCCCGGCCGTGATCGCCTACAACCGCTTCGCGCGCGACATCGACCGCATCGCGATGCAGCAGGACAACTTCATGGAAGAGTTCTCCAACATCCTGGCCCGCAACGCCAACCAGTCGGTCGGTGCCACGGCCTCTGCCCCGGTCTCCGCACCGGGTCGGCTCTGA
- a CDS encoding YbgC/FadM family acyl-CoA thioesterase, producing the protein MVFYANYLKFFERGRTEWLRGLGFSQEALRRDEAAMFVVSDTTVRYLRPARLDDEVVVTVRLAESGKASLVIDQQALRGGEVLAEGRIRIGCVDAQTLRPRRIPPNLLASIGPA; encoded by the coding sequence GTGGTGTTTTACGCCAACTACCTGAAGTTCTTCGAGCGCGGCCGCACCGAGTGGCTGCGTGGTCTCGGCTTCTCGCAGGAAGCGCTGCGCCGTGACGAGGCCGCGATGTTCGTCGTCAGCGACACGACCGTGCGCTACCTGCGGCCGGCGCGGCTGGACGATGAAGTCGTCGTCACCGTGCGGCTGGCCGAGTCGGGCAAGGCCAGCCTCGTCATCGACCAGCAGGCGCTGCGCGGTGGCGAGGTGCTCGCCGAAGGCCGCATCCGCATCGGCTGCGTGGACGCACAGACGCTGCGCCCGCGCCGCATTCCCCCCAACCTCCTTGCCTCCATCGGACCCGCATGA
- a CDS encoding site-specific integrase: MIEAGKLGRPLIERIELVRLIRESLLNYVDGGGRRKTVLGCIEKLRLFLRWADESSTQALSLATVEECYRHWCDALLHRARVGRGLLERTAYGYGSKVGWVLDRVLGRATPLIKSTRLRSRKRGPRAVSPTTDKQNLEEAFAFGRFLLDLADGLSVEAIWGPLPLQILMRNGKTLELWSGLKSPNTLKPPNPKWPAQSRQAEQRAAQNRADWQADRTYRTRYSVINLRITAEMFMLMGQSGVNLAQSHQLRMDQWRFKPSSQGYEIRTYKHRRWGPVVFQIYSEYREVFDRYLHWRKAIFPEDPDGLLFPSLGKNGTPAQRRSDAPPNFKTLQKISKRAGVAFVGPQALRSTNVNWMLRRTADPDLTAEEKQHAKQTLIRVYEKPSLQRAMVQTQVYWAEYDPTMAPPGPGTCTGKNPHPVADMPATAVQPDCMTPSGCLFCDHQRDIDSQDHVWSLASFRFLKSFEEVEAKSNMNQNPAQAAINRITAKLNFIEASSSERAQWVKEALLRLDEERYHPAWKGLIESHVKTPRNHYET; the protein is encoded by the coding sequence ATGATCGAGGCCGGCAAGTTGGGTCGCCCCCTGATCGAGCGGATTGAACTCGTGCGCCTGATTCGTGAATCGCTGCTGAACTACGTCGACGGGGGTGGGCGAAGGAAGACGGTGCTGGGTTGTATCGAGAAGCTGAGACTGTTCTTGCGATGGGCCGATGAGTCCAGTACCCAAGCGCTAAGCCTCGCCACCGTCGAAGAGTGTTACCGGCACTGGTGCGATGCACTTTTGCATCGGGCTCGGGTAGGGCGTGGCCTCCTAGAACGCACCGCCTACGGCTACGGCAGCAAAGTCGGCTGGGTCTTGGACAGGGTTTTGGGACGCGCCACCCCCCTCATCAAGAGCACCCGACTCAGAAGTCGAAAGCGCGGTCCTCGGGCGGTCAGCCCCACCACCGACAAACAGAACCTGGAAGAGGCATTCGCCTTCGGTCGCTTCCTGCTGGACCTGGCCGACGGCCTCTCAGTCGAGGCGATTTGGGGGCCATTGCCCCTGCAGATCCTTATGCGCAATGGCAAAACACTGGAACTCTGGTCTGGGCTCAAGTCACCCAATACGCTGAAGCCGCCGAACCCAAAGTGGCCTGCCCAATCGCGACAAGCAGAACAGCGTGCAGCCCAGAATCGCGCTGATTGGCAGGCCGATAGGACGTATCGAACCCGCTATTCAGTTATCAACTTGCGCATCACAGCCGAGATGTTCATGTTGATGGGTCAGTCGGGAGTTAACCTCGCCCAATCTCATCAACTGCGCATGGATCAGTGGCGCTTCAAGCCCTCCAGCCAGGGCTACGAAATCCGCACCTACAAGCACCGCCGCTGGGGCCCAGTGGTCTTCCAAATCTATAGCGAATACCGCGAAGTCTTTGATCGCTACCTTCATTGGCGAAAGGCCATCTTCCCAGAGGACCCGGATGGATTGCTGTTCCCCTCTTTGGGCAAAAACGGCACCCCCGCACAACGCCGGTCGGATGCCCCGCCGAATTTCAAAACCCTACAAAAGATATCCAAACGCGCCGGGGTCGCGTTCGTCGGCCCGCAGGCTCTGCGCAGCACCAACGTGAACTGGATGCTCCGCCGAACGGCCGACCCCGACCTCACGGCCGAGGAGAAGCAACACGCCAAGCAAACCCTGATCAGGGTCTATGAAAAGCCCAGCCTGCAGCGAGCTATGGTGCAAACACAGGTGTATTGGGCGGAGTACGACCCCACCATGGCCCCCCCTGGCCCAGGCACCTGCACGGGCAAAAATCCTCACCCGGTGGCAGACATGCCAGCCACCGCGGTGCAGCCGGACTGCATGACACCTTCTGGCTGCCTTTTTTGCGATCACCAGCGCGACATCGACAGCCAAGACCATGTATGGTCTTTGGCGAGTTTCAGGTTCCTCAAATCTTTTGAGGAAGTTGAGGCGAAATCGAATATGAACCAAAACCCAGCGCAGGCTGCGATAAATCGCATCACGGCTAAACTGAACTTCATTGAAGCCAGCAGCTCGGAGCGCGCCCAGTGGGTGAAGGAAGCCCTGCTTCGGCTAGATGAAGAGCGCTATCACCCCGCTTGGAAAGGGCTCATCGAGAGCCACGTGAAGACCCCCAGGAACCACTATGAAACTTGA
- a CDS encoding IS3 family transposase (programmed frameshift) — protein MTWTTNVTNTKRRVFDASFKLQIVQMIRSQGLGIGEVCRDMKLGETAVRRWLAQADAEQLGQPGIGKPLTAEHQRIRQLEAENKQLRGDVEVLKKAFGLLCPGTAMSFKLVGQLQEKAAVVEQVCRVLGISRSGYYAARRRSRMQPAVCEASVQLKAAFAASGGAYGSRRLRTAVASRGIVMGIYRVRRLMCQHGLRSTWKRKFVHTTDSKHALPISPNVLARQFNPTRPDQAWVADITYIRTRSGWLYLAVVLDLFARKVVGWAMAPDMQAGLVCRALQLAIVQRQPAPGLIVHTDRGSQYASAAHQALLARHGLVGSMSRKGNCWDNAVMERFFLNLKMERVWQRDYANHAEATSDIADYIVSFYNSVRLHSTLGNLPPNAFEHQSAITQPIGLCEIT, from the exons ATCACCTGGACAACGAACGTGACGAACACGAAACGAAGAGTCTTTGACGCGAGCTTCAAGCTGCAGATCGTGCAGATGATCCGGTCGCAGGGCCTGGGCATTGGCGAGGTCTGCCGGGACATGAAGCTGGGCGAGACGGCGGTGCGGCGCTGGCTGGCACAGGCCGATGCGGAACAGCTGGGGCAGCCTGGCATCGGCAAGCCGTTGACGGCGGAGCACCAGCGCATCCGCCAGCTCGAAGCCGAGAACAAGCAACTCCGGGGCGACGTAGAAGTTTTAAAAAAAGCAT TCGGCCTTCTTTGCCCGGGAACTGCGATGAGCTTCAAGCTCGTCGGGCAACTGCAAGAGAAGGCCGCGGTGGTGGAGCAGGTTTGCCGGGTGCTGGGCATCAGCCGCTCGGGCTACTACGCGGCCCGCAGGCGCAGCCGAATGCAGCCGGCGGTGTGCGAGGCCAGCGTGCAACTGAAGGCGGCATTTGCGGCCAGCGGCGGGGCGTACGGCAGCCGACGGCTGCGCACGGCGGTGGCCTCGCGTGGCATCGTCATGGGGATCTACCGCGTGCGCCGTTTGATGTGCCAGCATGGTCTGCGCTCGACGTGGAAGCGCAAGTTCGTGCACACGACCGACAGCAAACACGCGCTGCCGATCTCGCCCAATGTGCTGGCCCGACAGTTCAACCCGACGCGGCCCGATCAGGCCTGGGTCGCCGACATCACCTACATCCGCACGCGCAGCGGCTGGCTGTATCTGGCGGTGGTGCTGGACTTGTTTGCGCGCAAGGTGGTGGGCTGGGCGATGGCCCCGGACATGCAGGCCGGGCTGGTGTGCCGGGCGTTGCAACTGGCCATCGTGCAGCGCCAACCTGCGCCGGGCTTGATCGTCCACACGGATCGCGGCAGCCAGTACGCCAGCGCGGCGCATCAGGCGCTGCTGGCCAGACACGGCCTGGTCGGCAGCATGAGCCGCAAGGGCAACTGCTGGGACAACGCGGTGATGGAGCGCTTCTTCCTGAACCTCAAGATGGAGCGCGTCTGGCAGCGCGATTACGCCAACCATGCCGAGGCCACGAGCGACATCGCCGACTACATCGTCAGCTTCTACAACAGCGTGCGTCTGCACTCCACACTGGGCAACTTGCCACCCAATGCCTTCGAGCATCAATCGGCAATCACACAACCTATCGGGCTGTGCGAAATAACTTGA